In one window of Paracoccus liaowanqingii DNA:
- the tnpC gene encoding IS66 family transposase, with translation MFAASVLDLSAIPNAQRAAVQALLEEVAALKDITRRQEHLIAELNHALHGKRSEKLTEDERQLAFEDLSIALAEVEASRETQATRTDKGATRPAPKRNIGNLPAALPRIEEVIEPASLICPCGCGIMHKIGEDRSERLDIVPAQLRVIVTVRPKYACRSCTDGVTQASAPSRLITGGLPTEATLAHVLVSKYADHLPLYRQSQILARAGLDLHRAVLADWVGKAAFHLMPVVDRLAEHLKRSGKLFMDETTAPVLDPGRGTTKTGYLWTLARDDRPWGGEDPPGVVYFYAPGRAGENAETFLTGFDGILQIDGYTGYNRLTKPIRKGGAPIRVAHCWAHARRKLKEVFDRDDSEIAAEGLRRIAEFYAVEADIRGVSPGQRLSARQARTAPLVAAFGGWLQAQRRKISTKSRLGEKLTYIHNHWEGLQAFLTDGRIEIDSNRVENLIRPITLNRKNALFAGHDEGGVAWGRIASLIETCKINGIEPFAYLKATLTAIATGHPQSRLDDLLPWNFKPSS, from the coding sequence ATGTTCGCAGCCTCTGTTCTCGATCTTTCCGCCATTCCCAACGCGCAGCGCGCGGCGGTTCAGGCGTTGCTGGAAGAGGTGGCGGCTCTCAAGGACATCACCAGACGCCAGGAGCATCTGATCGCCGAGCTGAACCATGCCCTGCATGGCAAGCGGTCGGAAAAGCTGACCGAGGATGAGCGGCAGCTGGCTTTCGAGGACCTGTCCATTGCGTTGGCCGAGGTCGAGGCTTCGAGGGAAACGCAGGCCACCAGGACGGACAAGGGGGCGACCAGGCCCGCGCCGAAGCGCAATATCGGCAACCTACCGGCTGCACTGCCGCGTATCGAAGAGGTCATCGAGCCCGCCAGCCTGATCTGCCCCTGCGGCTGCGGCATCATGCACAAGATCGGTGAAGACCGCAGCGAGCGGCTGGACATCGTGCCTGCCCAGCTGCGCGTCATCGTCACCGTCCGCCCGAAATATGCCTGCCGGTCCTGCACCGACGGCGTCACTCAGGCATCAGCACCTTCCCGCCTGATCACGGGCGGGCTGCCAACCGAGGCGACGCTCGCCCATGTGCTGGTCAGCAAGTATGCGGACCATCTGCCGTTGTATAGACAGAGCCAGATCCTGGCGCGGGCGGGCCTTGATCTGCACCGCGCCGTTCTGGCCGATTGGGTGGGCAAGGCCGCGTTCCATCTGATGCCGGTGGTGGACCGGCTGGCCGAGCATCTCAAACGGTCGGGCAAGCTGTTCATGGACGAAACAACGGCCCCGGTGCTGGACCCGGGGCGTGGGACCACAAAGACCGGATATCTCTGGACACTGGCGCGCGATGACCGGCCGTGGGGCGGCGAGGACCCGCCCGGCGTGGTCTACTTTTATGCCCCCGGCCGCGCAGGCGAGAATGCCGAGACCTTCCTGACAGGCTTCGATGGCATTCTGCAAATCGATGGTTACACAGGCTATAACCGGCTGACCAAACCGATCCGCAAGGGCGGTGCCCCCATTCGGGTCGCGCATTGCTGGGCGCATGCAAGGCGCAAACTGAAGGAAGTCTTCGACCGCGATGACTCCGAGATCGCTGCTGAGGGGCTGCGCCGCATCGCCGAGTTCTACGCCGTCGAGGCCGACATCCGCGGTGTCTCGCCCGGCCAGCGCCTCTCGGCCCGCCAAGCCCGCACCGCACCGCTGGTGGCCGCCTTCGGCGGCTGGCTGCAGGCGCAACGCCGAAAGATCTCCACCAAATCCCGGTTGGGCGAAAAACTCACCTATATCCATAACCACTGGGAAGGGCTGCAAGCTTTCCTGACCGACGGGCGCATCGAGATCGACTCCAACAGGGTCGAAAATCTGATCCGCCCCATCACCCTCAATCGCAAGAATGCGCTCTTCGCAGGTCACGACGAAGGCGGCGTTGCCTGGGGCCGCATCGCCTCGTTGATCGAGACCTGCAAGATCAACGGCATTGAGCCCTTTGCCTATC
- the tnpA gene encoding IS66-like element accessory protein TnpA yields the protein MESALELLPGGGRGRRNRKWPDEVKARIVAETLMPGVTVNTVARRHGVPANHVSSWRTLARKGRLVLPAPEDPVEFAALLLGPAEDAPRADVGAVARPEIVAGAVVIRLEVGASAERIAMVVRALAATP from the coding sequence ATGGAGTCTGCATTGGAGCTTCTCCCGGGTGGCGGCCGCGGCCGTCGGAACCGGAAGTGGCCGGATGAGGTAAAGGCGCGGATTGTGGCGGAGACGCTGATGCCGGGCGTGACCGTGAATACCGTTGCGCGGCGGCACGGGGTGCCGGCGAACCATGTCTCTTCTTGGCGGACGCTGGCGCGGAAAGGGCGACTGGTGCTGCCTGCTCCTGAAGATCCGGTGGAGTTTGCGGCGCTGTTGCTCGGCCCCGCTGAAGATGCGCCGCGGGCCGATGTCGGTGCCGTGGCCCGGCCGGAGATCGTCGCGGGCGCGGTGGTGATCCGTCTGGAAGTCGGGGCCTCGGCGGAGCGGATTGCCATGGTCGTGCGCGCCCTGGCGGCTACCCCATGA
- the tnpB gene encoding IS66 family insertion sequence element accessory protein TnpB (TnpB, as the term is used for proteins encoded by IS66 family insertion elements, is considered an accessory protein, since TnpC, encoded by a neighboring gene, is a DDE family transposase.) — protein MIFPSNRVRIMVATKPVDFRKGHDGLAALVSSVLRKDPFTGTVFVFRSRRADRLKLLYWDGTGLVMAYKRLEDTTFTWPAIKDGIMALNHAQFEALFAGLDWRKVKALETRPPAAAE, from the coding sequence ATGATCTTCCCCTCCAACCGCGTGAGGATCATGGTTGCGACCAAACCCGTCGATTTCCGCAAGGGGCATGATGGCCTGGCTGCACTGGTGTCGTCGGTGCTGCGCAAGGATCCGTTCACCGGCACGGTGTTCGTGTTCCGCTCGCGCCGGGCGGACAGGCTGAAGCTTTTGTATTGGGACGGCACCGGTCTGGTAATGGCTTACAAGCGGCTGGAGGATACAACCTTTACCTGGCCGGCCATCAAGGACGGGATCATGGCGCTAAACCATGCCCAGTTTGAGGCGCTGTTTGCCGGGCTCGACTGGCGCAAGGTCAAAGCTCTGGAAACCCGCCCCCCTGCTGCGGCAGAATGA
- a CDS encoding ExeM/NucH family extracellular endonuclease, with translation MSNLVITGIIDGPLPGGLPKAIELYASADIADLSIYGVGSANNGGGSNGEEFTFPAAPAARGSYLYLSNETEAFSSYFGFAPDFVNIAATAINGDDAIELFLNGEVVDLFGQPDIDGTGTAWDYLDGWAARLPGSGPNPVFDPTEWRFSGADALDGTASNAAAATPFPVAGYVSAQPLVINKILGSTTGTDTEFVELFGEPGQSLEGLSLVVIESDAIAQNGQIDARIDFTADHKVGDNGFFLVGNELVQATYGVTPNALVANDFIENSSYTLGLVETASLTGNAVTGAEVAVDAVGISDGEAASSFHLGAPVVGPDGSFLPAGAIRVENGVDTDQAADFRFANFNNDPAVNQPTAGTYEIPSDSYQDVRIHTVQGSTNLGDETLVGVPGAADESPLLGQAVRVQAVVTQLMPGLGGYYIQEEESDADTDAFSSEGIFVASSVPVAVGDLVTVEGTVGETGGETRIAAASVAVESSGHALPDAAEIVFPTATVLRDADGDYVANLEAYEGMRVSVAQEMTVSELFQLDRFGTIRLTSDGRIETYTQTNAPSVDGYGDFLKEVASRSLMIDDGTGLQNPADILVPFLGDDGILDADDSIRMGDAYEGLAGVLSFSEDSAASSEEPEYRMHLPTEGTLIQKNPRPAEPEDVGGTLKVAGFNVLNYFTTLAGSTGPAGNLSPRGANNEAEFDRQEAKLVAAINALDADVVGLTEIENDPMGSTSLVALTSALNAAGGTWAFVETGPIEGAKGGALEGDAIKLAFLYDTETVELNGNFALLDETVDVRFQTVETQRASLAQTFTEKESGESFTAVINHLKSKGSVVDGDADTGDGQGANANVRTAAAEALADWIANDPTGTGEDDVLVLGDLNAYRMEDAITALRAGSDGILGTADDLTDLGAHFDPDSNSYVFDGLTGTLDYALANASLMEKVTGAAYWNINADEADALDYNLDFGRDPSLFTPDAYRSSDHDPIVVGLDFGISPMTYTLEILHLADQEGNGSSTLYAPNASAVMNALEAQDLGNDGIADNTIRLSSGDAFIPGVFFDASQAVFGSGGIADIQIQNELGFAAITLGNHEFDKGTEALAALIDGSAPGNFDALAGTSLEGQDFTGTNMPYLSANLDVTTDPALAPLFVEGRQQAMANSVTSSVVAERGGELIGIVGATTPTLASISSSGGVTVAPVWAGTTPTATELDALASVIQTEVDALLAENPGLNKVILKAHMQVLSIEMELASRLSGVDVVIAGGSNTRLLDENDRPIDGDVSQGTYPQFVTNADGGVTAVVNTDGNYKYVGRLVVDFDQDGNVIAESYDPEVSGAYATDAQGVADLNAEDLVDPELQAIADAIENQIVATESNVFGVSNVYLNGNRSGVAMDGNPDGVRTQETNLGNLTADANLAYAQQYDETVTVSIKNGGGIRASIGEVVVPAGGTDFQRQPTGELRDSAGNLIKPEGGISQADIQTALAFNNDLTLLTMSRAELVEVLEYAVAAAPEAAGQFAQVSGIQFSFDPAQPAGSRIVSAAITDQDGNDLDVLVRGGDLVGNPEGQVRVVTLGFLADGGDGYPFPTGAGIERVNLADLDDDGVADDTRDGAASFTANGTEQDAFAEYLASNFGNPETAYDQADEAYGGDDRIQNLLYREDGVIDEAPPLNIVMGTDGRDKLVGTDGDDLFISGAGNNDFMTGGAGADTFYFGFEALNGVRERSTIWDYEVGQDVIALGEDVQLAAIRQAGNKVFVRLNDPCGRDDVIVVRGEDVTIADLTFEQDYLLLSA, from the coding sequence GTGTTGGATCAGCCAACAATGGCGGTGGTTCGAACGGAGAAGAATTTACCTTTCCGGCAGCACCCGCTGCACGAGGCAGCTATCTGTATCTGTCCAATGAAACCGAGGCTTTCAGCAGCTATTTCGGCTTCGCCCCCGACTTCGTGAATATTGCCGCGACAGCGATCAACGGCGATGATGCGATCGAACTGTTCCTGAACGGCGAGGTCGTGGACCTGTTCGGCCAGCCCGATATTGATGGCACCGGAACCGCTTGGGATTACCTGGACGGATGGGCAGCGCGCTTGCCGGGTTCCGGGCCGAACCCGGTCTTCGACCCCACTGAATGGCGCTTCTCCGGCGCGGATGCGCTGGATGGTACGGCGTCCAATGCTGCAGCGGCCACGCCGTTCCCGGTGGCGGGCTATGTATCTGCTCAACCTCTGGTCATCAATAAGATCCTCGGATCGACCACGGGGACCGATACCGAGTTCGTCGAGCTTTTCGGTGAGCCAGGTCAATCACTGGAGGGCCTGAGCCTTGTCGTCATTGAATCCGATGCCATTGCCCAAAATGGGCAGATCGACGCTCGCATCGATTTCACGGCTGACCATAAGGTCGGCGATAACGGCTTTTTCCTGGTAGGTAATGAGCTGGTCCAAGCGACCTATGGCGTCACGCCGAACGCTCTTGTCGCGAACGACTTCATCGAGAATTCCAGTTATACGCTTGGCCTAGTTGAAACCGCCTCGTTGACCGGAAACGCTGTGACGGGTGCGGAGGTGGCGGTCGACGCGGTGGGTATCAGTGATGGCGAGGCCGCATCCTCGTTTCATCTTGGCGCTCCCGTGGTGGGGCCTGACGGAAGTTTTCTGCCCGCTGGAGCGATTCGCGTTGAGAATGGCGTCGATACCGACCAAGCCGCAGATTTTCGCTTCGCCAACTTCAACAACGATCCCGCCGTGAACCAGCCTACTGCTGGTACCTATGAGATCCCTTCGGACAGCTATCAGGATGTCCGGATCCACACGGTGCAGGGATCGACAAATCTGGGTGATGAAACCTTGGTCGGGGTGCCTGGTGCTGCCGACGAAAGCCCGTTGCTGGGTCAAGCAGTCCGCGTACAGGCGGTTGTCACCCAGCTGATGCCGGGCCTCGGCGGGTACTATATTCAGGAAGAGGAAAGCGACGCCGACACCGACGCCTTTTCGTCCGAGGGCATCTTCGTGGCCTCATCGGTCCCCGTGGCTGTCGGCGATCTCGTGACCGTTGAAGGAACAGTGGGCGAAACTGGCGGTGAGACCCGCATTGCCGCGGCCTCCGTAGCCGTGGAGAGCAGCGGACATGCGCTCCCTGATGCGGCTGAGATTGTTTTCCCGACAGCGACCGTCCTTCGCGATGCTGATGGTGATTACGTCGCCAATTTGGAGGCCTACGAGGGCATGCGCGTCAGCGTGGCACAAGAGATGACCGTCAGTGAGCTCTTTCAACTGGATCGTTTCGGCACCATCCGCCTGACCTCGGACGGGCGCATCGAGACTTATACCCAAACCAATGCCCCCAGTGTTGATGGCTATGGAGACTTCCTGAAAGAGGTTGCCTCGCGTTCGTTGATGATCGATGACGGAACTGGCCTGCAGAACCCCGCTGACATCCTTGTCCCTTTCCTGGGAGATGACGGCATTTTGGACGCGGATGACAGCATCCGCATGGGGGATGCTTACGAGGGATTGGCGGGCGTTCTCAGCTTTTCTGAAGACAGTGCCGCCAGCAGTGAAGAACCCGAGTATCGTATGCACTTGCCGACCGAAGGCACGCTGATCCAGAAAAACCCCCGCCCGGCCGAGCCTGAAGACGTGGGCGGAACGCTGAAGGTCGCAGGCTTCAATGTCCTGAACTATTTCACCACCCTGGCAGGCAGTACGGGACCGGCCGGCAACCTGTCGCCGCGAGGGGCCAACAATGAGGCCGAATTCGATCGGCAGGAGGCCAAGCTGGTCGCTGCCATCAACGCGTTGGACGCTGACGTGGTGGGCCTTACCGAGATCGAGAACGATCCGATGGGCTCGACGTCACTGGTCGCACTGACCTCGGCGCTGAACGCGGCGGGCGGCACCTGGGCTTTTGTCGAAACCGGCCCGATCGAAGGCGCCAAGGGTGGTGCGCTGGAAGGCGACGCAATCAAGCTCGCTTTCCTCTATGACACCGAGACGGTCGAGTTGAATGGCAATTTTGCGCTGCTGGACGAGACCGTGGACGTTCGGTTCCAGACGGTAGAAACGCAACGCGCCTCTCTTGCCCAGACCTTCACCGAGAAGGAAAGCGGCGAGAGCTTCACGGCCGTGATCAATCACCTGAAATCAAAGGGCTCCGTTGTCGATGGCGATGCGGACACGGGCGACGGGCAAGGGGCCAATGCAAACGTCCGTACCGCGGCGGCGGAGGCACTGGCTGATTGGATTGCCAATGATCCCACCGGTACGGGTGAAGATGACGTGCTGGTGTTGGGTGATCTGAACGCTTACCGGATGGAGGATGCGATCACCGCGCTGCGCGCAGGCTCTGACGGCATCCTGGGAACCGCGGATGACCTGACAGACCTCGGCGCGCATTTCGATCCTGACAGTAACAGCTATGTCTTTGACGGCCTGACCGGCACGTTGGACTATGCGCTGGCCAACGCCTCGCTGATGGAAAAAGTGACGGGCGCGGCTTACTGGAATATCAATGCCGACGAAGCCGACGCACTGGACTACAACCTCGATTTCGGGCGCGACCCGTCGCTGTTCACACCCGACGCCTATCGCTCGTCTGACCACGATCCAATTGTGGTGGGGCTCGATTTCGGCATCTCGCCAATGACGTATACACTGGAAATTCTGCACCTCGCCGACCAGGAAGGGAACGGCTCGTCCACCCTTTATGCGCCGAACGCTTCAGCAGTCATGAATGCGCTCGAAGCACAGGATCTGGGAAATGACGGCATCGCCGACAACACCATTCGTCTGTCCTCTGGGGATGCGTTTATCCCAGGGGTGTTCTTCGACGCCTCGCAAGCGGTCTTCGGATCGGGTGGAATTGCCGACATCCAGATCCAGAATGAACTGGGCTTTGCCGCGATCACCTTGGGCAACCATGAGTTCGACAAGGGCACCGAGGCACTGGCGGCGCTGATTGACGGCTCGGCCCCGGGCAACTTTGATGCGTTGGCGGGCACCTCGCTGGAGGGGCAGGACTTCACTGGCACAAACATGCCCTATCTTTCTGCCAATCTGGACGTGACAACAGATCCCGCTCTGGCACCGCTCTTCGTGGAGGGCCGCCAACAGGCAATGGCGAACTCGGTGACCTCCTCCGTGGTCGCCGAGCGCGGCGGAGAGCTGATTGGTATTGTGGGCGCAACCACGCCCACACTGGCAAGCATCTCCTCCTCAGGGGGCGTGACTGTCGCGCCGGTCTGGGCAGGCACCACACCCACCGCCACCGAACTTGATGCGCTGGCCAGCGTGATCCAGACCGAAGTGGATGCTTTGCTCGCCGAAAACCCGGGTTTGAACAAGGTGATTCTCAAAGCTCATATGCAGGTCCTGAGCATAGAGATGGAATTGGCATCGCGCTTGTCGGGCGTCGACGTGGTCATCGCCGGAGGCTCGAACACGCGACTGCTGGATGAGAATGACCGCCCCATTGACGGCGATGTTTCCCAAGGCACTTATCCTCAGTTCGTGACCAACGCTGATGGCGGCGTGACCGCCGTGGTCAACACGGACGGAAACTACAAGTACGTTGGACGGCTGGTGGTGGATTTCGACCAGGACGGCAATGTCATTGCCGAAAGCTATGACCCCGAGGTGTCGGGCGCTTATGCGACCGACGCCCAAGGCGTGGCTGATCTGAATGCTGAAGACCTCGTCGATCCTGAGCTCCAGGCCATCGCCGATGCGATCGAGAACCAGATCGTGGCGACCGAGAGCAATGTCTTTGGCGTTTCGAATGTCTACCTCAACGGCAATCGTTCGGGCGTGGCGATGGACGGCAATCCCGATGGGGTGCGGACCCAGGAGACCAACCTTGGGAACCTGACGGCGGATGCCAATCTCGCCTATGCGCAGCAATATGACGAGACAGTCACTGTCTCGATCAAGAACGGGGGCGGCATTCGCGCTTCGATCGGCGAGGTCGTTGTTCCGGCAGGTGGCACTGATTTCCAGCGCCAGCCCACCGGAGAACTGCGCGACAGCGCAGGCAATCTGATCAAGCCCGAGGGTGGGATCAGTCAGGCCGACATCCAGACTGCATTGGCCTTCAACAACGATCTGACGCTGCTGACGATGAGCCGGGCGGAACTCGTCGAGGTTCTGGAATATGCTGTCGCGGCCGCGCCAGAAGCTGCGGGCCAGTTCGCGCAGGTGTCCGGCATCCAGTTCAGCTTTGATCCGGCGCAGCCGGCTGGCTCCCGGATTGTCAGCGCAGCCATCACCGATCAGGACGGCAACGACCTGGACGTGTTGGTGCGGGGCGGCGATTTGGTCGGCAATCCCGAAGGTCAGGTGCGCGTTGTGACCCTCGGCTTCTTGGCCGATGGTGGCGACGGCTATCCCTTCCCGACGGGGGCTGGCATCGAGCGGGTCAACTTGGCCGACCTGGACGATGACGGCGTGGCTGATGACACCCGGGACGGGGCCGCAAGTTTCACGGCGAACGGCACCGAACAGGACGCCTTTGCGGAATACCTGGCAAGTAACTTTGGCAACCCGGAAACCGCATACGATCAGGCTGATGAGGCCTATGGGGGCGATGACCGCATTCAGAACCTCCTCTACCGAGAGGATGGCGTTATCGATGAGGCGCCGCCGTTGAACATTGTGATGGGTACTGACGGTCGAGACAAACTGGTCGGGACGGACGGAGATGACCTGTTCATCTCGGGCGCAGGCAACAACGACTTCATGACGGGTGGGGCAGGGGCCGATACGTTCTATTTCGGCTTCGAGGCCCTGAACGGCGTCCGCGAGCGATCGACAATCTGGGACTATGAGGTCGGGCAGGATGTCATCGCCCTGGGCGAGGACGTGCAATTGGCAGCCATCCGGCAGGCAGGAAACAAGGTTTTTGTTCGTCTGAACGACCCCTGCGGTCGTGACGATGTGATCGTTGTGCGAGGCGAAGATGTCACGATTGCCGACCTTACCTTTGAACAGGACTATCTATTGCTGAGCGCGTGA